The genomic DNA CTCGTGGGCGGCGAGCGCCTGATCGAACTCGGTGCGCAGCGCCCGCTGGCGGTTGAGCGCGGCGGGGTCGCCGGAGACCAGATAGTCGCGCCCGTGGATGCGCTGGTTGGCGAGGCGGGCCGAGAGGTCCTTGGCGAAGGTGGCGAGTTCACCGCCGGTGAGCACCGCGTCGACGCTGCCGTTCAGGCTGCGGATGCTCAGCAGGCTGGCGGCGACCTGGGCGGCCAGCAGGGCGAGCAGGAGCGCGAAGGCCAGCCACAGCCGCTTCGAGATGCCCATCGACCCAACGAACGAACCGACCCCTTTCGCCATGCCATCCCCCTTGCCCGCCGCGTCACGTCGGCGTTAGCCCTTATTTGAAACCAACCCGTGTGAAAAGCCGCGACATGACGCACCCCGTCGGCGCCTGTGTGGGCACCAACGTGGGGCGCTGTTCAGGACGCCCGCTCCAGCGCCGGCAGGGCCTTGGTCGCCGAGTCCAGCTCGCTGTTCTCGACCGAGAACAGCTTCTCGACGCAGAGCAGCGTGACCATGCGGTCGTCGGCGGTGTAGAGGCCGCTGAGATACTCGGCGTCGACCATGCCGCCGTCCACGTCGGGCGGCGGCTTGATGGCGTCGTGGCCGATCGCCAGGATGTCGGAGATGGCGTCCACCAGGATGCCGCGGGTGCGTTCCCCCACCTGGATCACCACCACGACGTGGCGCTTGGTGACCGACGTGGCGCCGCCGCCGAAGCGGGCGCGCAGGTCGAAGATGGGGATGATGATGCCGCGCAGGTTGATGACGCCGCGCACGTAGTCCGGCAGGTTCGGCAGGCGGCTTTCCGGCGTCCAGCCGCGGATCTCGCGGACCGACAGGATGTTGACGCCGTACTCCTCGCTGCCGACGGTGAAGGTGACGTACTGCTCCTCGGCGGCGTTGACCGCCATGACGTCGTTTCGGGCGTCGGTGCGGCTACCGCCGACGGTGGCGAGCGCGGTGGAACTGCTCATCGCTGTGGCCTCAGACCGGTTCGAGTGCGGGTGCGGGCAGCGCGGCCACCGGCGAAGACGGCGGACGCGGCGCCCTGGAATCCATGTGCCGGCTCATCTCGCGCAGGCCCGCGACGTCCAGGATCAGGGCGACGCGCCCGTCGCCCAGGATGGTCGCGGCGGCCACGCCGTCGAGGCGGCGGAAGTTCGCTTCCAGGCTCTTGATGACGACCTGCTGCTGGCCCAGCACCTCGTCCACGACGAGGCCGAGGCGGGAGCCGTCCTCTGTCTCCACCAGCACGACCAGCGCGCGGGTGGGGTCGGCGACGGCGCCGGGGATGCCGAACAGCTGGTGCAGGTAGACCAGCCGCACATACTCGCCGCGGGCCATCATCACGTCGCACTTGCCGACCAGCCCGTGCAGGTCCGCCGCCTTGGGGCGCAGGCTCTCCACGATGTTGGTCAGCGGCAGGACGAAGCGCTCCTCGCCGACCGAGATCACCATGCCGTCGAGCACCGCCAGGGTCAGCGGCAGCGACAGCACGAAGCGCGAGCCCTCGCCCGGCGTGGAATAGACGCCGATGCGCCCGCCGAGCGAGGAGATGTTCCGCCGCACCACGTCCATGCCGACGCCGCGTCCCGACAGGTTGGACACCTGATCGGCGGTGGAAAAGCCGGGCAGGAAGATCAGGTTGTCAATCTCCTCGTCCGACAGGGTGGCGCCCGGCTGGACGAGCCCCTTCTCGATGGCCTTGGACAGCACCTTGGGCCGGTTGATGCCGCGCCCG from Azospirillum brasilense includes the following:
- a CDS encoding chemotaxis protein CheW; this translates as MSSSTALATVGGSRTDARNDVMAVNAAEEQYVTFTVGSEEYGVNILSVREIRGWTPESRLPNLPDYVRGVINLRGIIIPIFDLRARFGGGATSVTKRHVVVVIQVGERTRGILVDAISDILAIGHDAIKPPPDVDGGMVDAEYLSGLYTADDRMVTLLCVEKLFSVENSELDSATKALPALERAS